A genomic window from Thermithiobacillus tepidarius DSM 3134 includes:
- a CDS encoding PAS domain S-box protein, which translates to MPFKRWSQLSARWRYSLPVAFTGLAVLINIPLSPFLAPNTLLSPYLISVILSAFIGGWGPGLLATGLSVLALNYTFFPPPYSLASLTRGEVIRFGSFILMSSIISWFGHRLHRALQESEREKAELASMAQSLREREALFRATFHQAAVGMAHAALDGRLLEVNRKLCDILGYRCEDLLQITFRELTHPEDLERELELRRRLLNGDGQSYTLEKRYIHKDGRTIWANVTVSLVRASDGQPARTLALVEDITERKRAEAALRESEARYRAIGELIPFGVWTANAQGEITYLSRSLLELLGKTLEEMQGNGWLWVLPPDQAARAAADWRHCVERACFWDYEYHLRGVDGKDYVILSRGVPIRDAQGQVTSWVGTLLDITERQRTAEALRRAYEFRERIMESASNAIYAIDLEGRIILCNRTGATITGYEVHELLGQPFAVLFTPDALAGVQEQFARVVTQGMSVSQYETELTRKDGSKRIVSVSAAPLFEKERVTTIVGTAEDITERKRVEAKIRQLNTELEQRVEERTAELLAANLELESFSYSISHDLRAPLRAIDGFSYALLEDCGGTLTEGCRDYMRRIRRASQRMAELIDAMLNLARLSRGELRRERLDLSDKVREIAERLQQTQPERQVDFVIAEGVTAEGDSQLLRVVLENLLDNAWKFTSKHERARIEFGMREEDGRRVYFVRDDGAGFDMAYANKLFGAFQRLHNPAEFEGTGVGLATVQRIIHRHGGHIWAEGAVEQGATFYFTLE; encoded by the coding sequence ATGCCTTTCAAGCGTTGGAGCCAGTTGTCCGCCCGTTGGCGGTATTCGTTACCTGTCGCCTTCACCGGACTGGCGGTACTGATCAACATACCTCTCAGTCCTTTTCTCGCCCCCAACACCCTGCTGTCGCCGTATCTGATCAGCGTTATTCTCAGCGCCTTCATCGGCGGCTGGGGGCCGGGCCTGCTGGCCACCGGTCTCAGCGTGCTGGCGCTGAACTACACCTTTTTCCCGCCCCCCTATAGCCTGGCCAGCCTCACTCGCGGGGAAGTCATCCGCTTCGGCAGCTTCATCCTCATGAGCAGCATCATCAGCTGGTTCGGGCACCGGCTGCACCGGGCACTGCAAGAGAGCGAGCGCGAAAAGGCCGAACTGGCGTCCATGGCCCAATCCCTGCGGGAACGGGAGGCCCTGTTCCGCGCCACCTTCCATCAGGCGGCGGTCGGCATGGCCCATGCGGCGCTCGACGGCCGCCTGCTGGAGGTCAATCGCAAGCTGTGCGACATCCTCGGCTACCGCTGCGAAGACCTGCTGCAGATCACCTTCCGCGAGCTTACCCACCCGGAGGATCTGGAAAGGGAGCTCGAACTGCGACGCCGGCTGCTGAACGGCGATGGACAGAGCTACACCCTGGAAAAACGCTATATCCACAAGGACGGCCGCACCATCTGGGCCAATGTCACGGTTTCCCTGGTGCGGGCCAGCGACGGCCAGCCCGCCCGCACCCTCGCCCTGGTCGAGGACATCACCGAGCGCAAGCGGGCCGAAGCGGCCCTGCGCGAGAGCGAGGCGCGCTACCGGGCCATCGGCGAGCTCATTCCCTTCGGCGTCTGGACCGCCAACGCCCAGGGCGAGATCACTTACTTGAGCCGGAGCCTGCTCGAACTGCTGGGCAAAACCTTGGAAGAGATGCAGGGTAACGGCTGGCTGTGGGTGCTGCCGCCTGACCAGGCGGCGCGCGCCGCGGCAGACTGGCGGCACTGCGTGGAGAGGGCCTGCTTCTGGGATTACGAGTACCATTTGCGCGGCGTGGACGGCAAGGATTACGTCATCCTCAGCCGCGGGGTGCCCATTCGGGATGCCCAGGGACAGGTGACCTCCTGGGTGGGCACGCTGCTGGACATCACCGAGCGCCAGCGCACCGCGGAGGCCCTACGCAGGGCCTACGAATTCCGCGAGCGCATCATGGAGAGCGCCAGCAACGCCATCTACGCCATCGATCTCGAAGGCCGGATCATCCTGTGCAACCGGACCGGCGCGACCATCACGGGCTACGAGGTCCATGAGCTGCTCGGGCAGCCCTTCGCGGTCCTCTTCACGCCGGACGCTTTGGCCGGTGTGCAAGAGCAATTCGCCCGGGTTGTCACCCAGGGCATGAGCGTGTCGCAGTATGAAACGGAGCTGACCCGCAAGGACGGCAGCAAGCGTATCGTCAGCGTGAGCGCCGCGCCCCTCTTCGAAAAGGAGCGGGTCACCACGATCGTGGGCACGGCGGAGGACATTACCGAACGCAAGCGTGTGGAAGCGAAAATCCGCCAGCTGAACACGGAGCTGGAGCAACGGGTTGAGGAACGCACGGCCGAACTGCTGGCCGCCAATCTGGAGCTGGAATCCTTCAGCTACTCCATCTCGCACGATCTGCGCGCGCCACTGCGCGCCATCGACGGCTTCAGCTATGCCCTGCTGGAGGACTGCGGCGGCACGCTCACGGAGGGCTGCCGCGACTACATGCGCCGCATCCGCCGCGCCAGCCAACGCATGGCCGAGCTCATCGATGCCATGCTGAACCTGGCCCGGCTGAGCCGGGGTGAACTGCGCCGCGAGCGCCTGGACCTCAGCGACAAGGTGCGCGAGATCGCCGAGCGCCTGCAGCAGACTCAGCCGGAGCGGCAGGTGGACTTTGTCATTGCCGAGGGTGTGACGGCGGAGGGGGATTCCCAGCTGCTCCGGGTCGTGCTGGAGAACCTCTTGGACAACGCCTGGAAATTCACCAGCAAGCACGAGCGCGCCCGCATCGAGTTCGGCATGCGGGAGGAGGACGGACGGCGGGTCTATTTCGTGCGCGACGACGGCGCCGGCTTCGACATGGCCTACGCGAACAAACTCTTCGGCGCCTTCCAGCGCCTGCACAACCCCGCCGAGTTCGAAGGCACCGGCGTGGGGCTGGCCACGGTGCAGCGCATCATCCACCGCCACGGCGGGCACATCTGGGCCGAGGGCGCCGTCGAGCAGGGCGCCACCTTCTACTTCACGCTGGAGTGA
- a CDS encoding response regulator transcription factor translates to MKEQPAMRRPGTPARPSASTPTHPAVLVVEDDAQAAKLLAMYLDAAGYGSVLVRSGEEALQQAARLRPQAIFLDLLLPGMDGWDVLTALKASPRTRDIPVVIISVLDRQALGFRLGAVDYLVKPVDRMQLLRALGRCLRQRGTPGVRQQVMVVDDDADALRLLSAYLANAGFDVVQALGGAEGIYLAKLLRPALVVVDLLSGTDCLSVIPALHGDPGAHIPVLVLTTSQLVQAQQALGYGEIHIITVRQEGVGQELLTAIAQVLPVHGQP, encoded by the coding sequence ATGAAAGAGCAGCCGGCCATGCGGCGCCCCGGCACGCCGGCCCGCCCCTCCGCCTCCACGCCGACCCACCCAGCGGTGCTGGTGGTGGAGGACGATGCGCAGGCGGCCAAGCTTCTCGCCATGTACCTCGACGCGGCCGGCTATGGGAGCGTGTTGGTCCGCAGCGGCGAGGAGGCGCTGCAGCAGGCGGCGCGACTCCGTCCCCAGGCCATCTTCCTCGACCTGCTGCTGCCGGGCATGGACGGCTGGGACGTGCTGACGGCGCTGAAAGCCTCTCCGCGCACCCGCGACATTCCCGTCGTCATCATCTCGGTGCTGGACCGCCAGGCCCTGGGCTTTCGCCTGGGTGCCGTCGACTACCTGGTCAAGCCGGTTGATCGGATGCAGCTGCTGCGCGCCCTTGGCCGCTGCCTGCGCCAGCGCGGGACGCCCGGCGTGCGCCAGCAGGTGATGGTGGTGGACGACGACGCCGATGCCCTGCGCCTGTTGTCCGCCTACCTGGCCAATGCGGGCTTCGACGTCGTACAGGCCCTCGGCGGCGCCGAAGGCATCTACCTGGCCAAGCTCCTCCGTCCGGCCCTGGTGGTGGTCGATCTTCTGTCCGGCACGGATTGCCTGAGCGTGATCCCGGCGCTGCACGGCGATCCTGGCGCCCACATTCCCGTGCTCGTCCTCACCACGTCACAGTTGGTCCAGGCGCAACAGGCCCTGGGCTACGGCGAGATTCACATCATCACCGTCCGGCAGGAAGGCGTCGGCCAGGAGCTGCTCACGGCCATCGCCCAGGTGCTGCCGGTGCACGGCCAGCCCTGA
- a CDS encoding response regulator — MQNKLILLVEDNPDDEALTLRALKKSNLANTVDVVRDGVEALDYLFGTGAYAGQENGLLPQVVLLDLKLPKMTGLEVLKRLRAHERTRLLPVVVLTTSNEERDLIESYSLGANSYIRKPVDFAQFMEAVRQLGLYWLVLNEPCPRLGA; from the coding sequence ATGCAGAACAAGCTGATCTTATTGGTGGAAGACAATCCGGATGACGAGGCGCTGACGTTGCGGGCGCTGAAGAAGAGCAATCTGGCCAACACCGTGGACGTGGTGCGGGACGGGGTGGAGGCGCTGGACTATTTGTTTGGGACGGGGGCCTATGCCGGGCAGGAGAACGGGTTGCTGCCGCAGGTGGTGCTTTTGGATCTGAAGCTGCCGAAGATGACCGGGCTGGAGGTGCTCAAGCGGCTGCGCGCCCATGAGCGCACGCGGCTGCTGCCGGTGGTGGTGCTGACCACCTCCAACGAGGAGCGGGATCTGATCGAGAGCTACAGCCTGGGCGCCAACAGCTACATCCGCAAGCCGGTGGACTTCGCCCAATTCATGGAAGCCGTCCGCCAACTCGGCCTCTACTGGCTCGTCCTCAACGAGCCGTGCCCGCGTCTGGGAGCATGA
- a CDS encoding glycoside hydrolase family 15 protein: MPRDIPIGNGTLLAAFDLDYRIRDFYYPRVGKENHALGFPWHFGVWADGAFAWVNREDWTIRRDYLPDTLVTAVTATHRHLPLALRCNDIVDYEQNILVRRVRVQNRSSRPLSVRLFFHADLNALENEIGDTVFFDPKNACLVHYKGPRYFFMSCASETALGVTMFATGTKRNKGFEGTWRDAEDGELSGNPIAQGAVDSVIGVPLLVPAGQRDFHDLPPSLLACYRRSLLIIRTQSDHGGAVVAANDTDIRQFNQDTYSYMWPRDGAITAQALDRAGFGGLSRRFLEFCTRKAVEFNYSASILSETGFLMHKYNPDGSVGSSWHPWFSHGDMQFPIQEDETALVIWAIWQHYLAHRDIEAIRPLYSPFVERAADFLLGFRDEHTGLPLPSYDLWEEHRGVFTFTTATVVAGLRAAAELARLFQEDERADAYARAAAEVREAMDRHLYCPREGRFARGILFENGMQIRDPGVDASLLGLVLFGGYDPLDPRVAGTARAVEERLWIRHGIGGVARYEGDTYQQAQAADAPGNPWLVCTLWLAQYHIAAARDRASLERALPLLRWAAERALPSGVMPEQVHPHSGAPLSVSPLTWSHATFVAAVSDYVDKAAVLGA, encoded by the coding sequence ATGCCGCGGGACATCCCCATCGGGAACGGCACCTTGCTTGCCGCTTTCGACCTCGATTACCGCATCCGTGACTTCTACTACCCGCGCGTCGGCAAGGAGAATCATGCCTTGGGTTTCCCCTGGCATTTCGGCGTCTGGGCGGACGGCGCCTTTGCCTGGGTGAACCGGGAGGACTGGACCATCCGCCGGGATTATCTCCCCGACACGCTGGTCACGGCCGTCACCGCCACCCACCGCCACCTGCCGCTCGCCCTGCGCTGCAACGACATCGTCGATTACGAGCAGAACATCCTGGTGCGCCGGGTGCGGGTGCAGAATCGCTCGTCCCGCCCCCTTTCGGTGCGGCTCTTCTTCCATGCCGACCTGAACGCACTGGAAAACGAGATCGGCGACACGGTGTTTTTCGATCCCAAGAATGCCTGCCTGGTGCACTACAAGGGACCGCGCTACTTTTTCATGAGCTGCGCCAGCGAGACCGCGCTGGGAGTGACGATGTTCGCCACGGGCACGAAGCGCAACAAGGGCTTCGAGGGCACCTGGCGGGACGCCGAGGACGGCGAGCTGAGCGGCAATCCCATCGCCCAGGGCGCGGTGGACTCGGTCATCGGCGTGCCGCTGCTCGTCCCCGCCGGCCAGCGGGATTTCCACGACCTGCCGCCGTCGTTGCTCGCCTGCTATCGGCGCAGCCTGCTCATCATCCGCACCCAGAGCGACCATGGCGGTGCGGTGGTCGCCGCCAATGACACGGACATCCGGCAGTTCAACCAGGACACCTACAGCTACATGTGGCCCCGCGACGGCGCCATCACTGCGCAGGCGCTGGACCGGGCCGGCTTTGGCGGCCTGAGCCGGCGCTTTCTGGAATTTTGCACCCGCAAGGCGGTCGAATTTAATTATTCCGCCAGCATTTTGTCCGAAACGGGCTTTTTGATGCACAAGTACAATCCGGATGGGTCGGTGGGCAGTTCCTGGCACCCTTGGTTCAGCCACGGGGACATGCAGTTTCCCATCCAGGAGGACGAGACGGCCCTGGTGATCTGGGCCATCTGGCAGCACTACCTCGCGCACCGGGACATCGAGGCGATCCGCCCCCTCTACAGTCCCTTCGTCGAACGGGCCGCCGACTTTCTGCTGGGCTTTCGCGACGAGCACACCGGACTGCCCCTGCCTTCCTATGATCTGTGGGAGGAGCATCGCGGCGTCTTCACCTTCACCACGGCCACGGTGGTGGCGGGCCTGCGGGCGGCGGCGGAGCTGGCGAGGCTGTTTCAGGAAGACGAGCGGGCCGACGCCTATGCACGGGCGGCCGCCGAGGTGCGCGAGGCCATGGATCGGCACCTTTACTGTCCGCGGGAGGGGCGCTTCGCGCGCGGCATCCTCTTCGAAAACGGCATGCAGATCCGCGACCCCGGCGTGGATGCCAGCCTGCTCGGCCTCGTGCTCTTCGGCGGCTACGATCCCTTGGACCCGCGGGTGGCCGGCACCGCCCGCGCGGTGGAAGAACGGCTGTGGATCCGCCACGGCATCGGCGGCGTGGCGCGCTACGAGGGCGACACCTATCAGCAGGCGCAGGCGGCGGACGCGCCCGGCAATCCCTGGCTCGTCTGCACCCTGTGGCTCGCCCAGTATCACATCGCGGCGGCACGCGACCGCGCCTCCCTGGAGCGCGCCCTGCCCCTGCTGCGCTGGGCGGCCGAGCGGGCGCTGCCCTCCGGCGTGATGCCGGAGCAGGTACACCCGCACAGCGGCGCGCCCCTTTCCGTGTCGCCGCTGACCTGGAGCCACGCCACTTTCGTGGCGGCGGTATCGGACTACGTGGACAAGGCGGCGGTGCTGGGGGCGTGA
- a CDS encoding GerW family sporulation protein: MSIQNFFQSMLDRLHSSAHVHTVYGESITAAGRTVIPVARIAYGFGGGSGSRHPGQRAAQADAEEGGGGGVAVTPLGVVEITPEATRFIRFDDRRKLAGALAIGLLAGLWLGRRRSRGRRLTPA; encoded by the coding sequence ATGTCCATTCAGAATTTCTTTCAGTCCATGCTGGACCGCCTGCACAGCAGCGCCCATGTACATACGGTGTATGGCGAGAGCATCACCGCCGCAGGCCGGACCGTGATTCCCGTCGCGCGGATCGCTTACGGCTTCGGCGGCGGCTCCGGCAGTCGCCATCCGGGGCAACGAGCCGCGCAAGCGGACGCCGAGGAGGGTGGCGGCGGAGGCGTCGCGGTCACGCCCTTGGGCGTGGTGGAGATCACGCCCGAGGCGACGCGCTTCATCCGCTTCGATGATCGACGCAAACTGGCCGGTGCCCTGGCGATCGGCCTGCTGGCCGGCCTTTGGCTGGGCCGGCGCCGCAGCCGCGGGCGGCGACTCACTCCAGCGTGA
- a CDS encoding protoglobin domain-containing protein, which yields MDDEAQPSVSPMAPPAYLEATRERRLAYLDFQERDLALLRDLEDLIQAHLPEIVERFYQHLLAFPETRQVFRDEAVVRRLKEAQKAYLLQAVRGPRDADYFKRRWRIGYIHNIIQVEPQWFIGAFQLYHRILYPLLLERYGHDPQALVEHILALDKVMNLDLQLGMESYMAHYNATMEQLHLLNLQIQAASAAKSQFLANMSHEFRTPLNAIIGFTEVLEDEIPGALNAEQHEYLGYIHNAGQVLLRLINDVLDLAKVEAGRLELFHETFPVAQVVRETITTLRGEAEKKNLWIKVDLPPDLGVITADPLRFKQVLYNLLSNAVKFTDQGGVTVSARIEGDRLHLRVADTGIGIRPEDRERIFTEFSQVNASHARQQEGTGLGLALSKRLVEAHGGRIWFESEFGRGSVFHVLLPLQPAESEEDRAS from the coding sequence ATGGACGACGAAGCGCAGCCGAGCGTGTCCCCGATGGCGCCGCCCGCCTACCTGGAAGCGACGCGCGAGCGCCGGCTGGCCTACCTGGATTTCCAGGAGCGCGACCTGGCCCTGCTCCGCGATCTAGAGGACCTGATCCAGGCGCATCTGCCCGAGATCGTCGAACGCTTCTATCAGCACCTCCTCGCTTTCCCGGAGACGCGCCAGGTCTTCCGGGACGAAGCCGTAGTGCGGCGCCTGAAGGAGGCGCAGAAGGCCTATCTGCTCCAGGCCGTGCGCGGCCCCCGTGACGCCGACTACTTCAAGCGCCGCTGGCGCATCGGTTACATCCACAACATCATCCAGGTGGAGCCTCAGTGGTTCATCGGGGCGTTCCAGCTCTACCACCGCATCCTCTACCCGCTCCTCCTGGAGCGCTATGGCCACGATCCGCAAGCCTTGGTGGAGCACATCCTCGCCTTGGACAAAGTCATGAACCTGGACCTGCAGCTCGGCATGGAAAGCTACATGGCCCATTACAACGCCACCATGGAGCAACTGCACCTGCTCAACCTGCAGATCCAGGCTGCGAGCGCCGCCAAGAGCCAGTTTCTGGCCAACATGTCGCACGAGTTCCGTACGCCGCTCAATGCCATCATCGGCTTCACCGAAGTCCTGGAAGACGAGATCCCCGGCGCGCTCAACGCGGAGCAGCACGAATATCTCGGCTACATCCACAACGCCGGCCAGGTGCTGCTGCGCCTGATCAACGACGTGCTGGACCTGGCCAAGGTGGAGGCCGGCCGTTTGGAGCTCTTCCATGAGACCTTTCCGGTGGCGCAGGTGGTGCGGGAGACCATCACCACCCTGCGCGGCGAGGCGGAGAAGAAGAACCTCTGGATCAAGGTGGACCTGCCGCCCGATCTCGGAGTGATCACGGCGGACCCGCTGCGCTTCAAGCAGGTCCTCTACAACCTGCTCTCCAATGCGGTGAAGTTCACCGACCAGGGCGGCGTCACCGTGTCGGCCCGGATCGAGGGAGACCGGCTCCACCTGCGCGTGGCCGACACCGGCATCGGCATCCGTCCCGAGGATCGCGAGCGGATCTTCACGGAGTTCAGCCAGGTGAACGCCTCCCACGCCCGACAGCAGGAAGGCACCGGCCTTGGGCTGGCGCTGAGCAAGCGCCTGGTGGAAGCCCACGGCGGGCGAATCTGGTTCGAGAGCGAGTTCGGCCGGGGCAGCGTCTTCCACGTGCTCCTGCCCTTGCAGCCCGCCGAATCCGAGGAGGACCGTGCGTCATGA
- a CDS encoding response regulator produces MDATHGPILVVEDDPASRKLIRAVLGARGYRVEEAEDLTRARALLEAATPALVLLDIRLGGSNGLELARHIRSTPRLAHLPIIAITAQALKDDESRILGAGCDAYLAKPIDTRRLPQLVADHVQQQAGGPRHER; encoded by the coding sequence ATGGACGCAACGCACGGTCCCATTCTGGTGGTGGAGGATGACCCGGCCAGCCGCAAGCTGATCCGCGCGGTGCTCGGCGCGCGCGGCTACCGGGTCGAGGAAGCGGAGGATCTGACCCGGGCCCGCGCCCTGCTGGAGGCCGCCACGCCCGCTCTCGTGCTGTTGGACATCCGCCTGGGCGGCAGCAACGGCCTGGAGCTGGCCCGCCATATCCGCAGCACCCCGCGCCTCGCCCACCTGCCCATCATCGCCATCACCGCCCAGGCGCTGAAGGACGACGAAAGCCGCATCCTGGGCGCGGGCTGCGACGCCTATCTCGCCAAGCCCATCGACACGCGGCGGCTGCCGCAACTGGTCGCCGATCACGTGCAGCAACAAGCCGGAGGGCCGCGCCATGAGCGATGA
- a CDS encoding HD-GYP domain-containing protein has translation METIRVKPGEIGVGCVLPWSAYDQHGRLLLPKGAIVASESQLRGLLSRGLYRAERGQPSASPALPHKKADPFQRLGDLCRSLQQQFRDIGAGVRGTGPAGVLSLGEEIQHLCAEDADAVLGAVHLCHEHPYVVIHPIHVALLCELVATRLGYSAEDRRTILAAALTANVAMLELQALLSTQKVPLDGSQRRQIRDHPALGVAMLQMAGIDDAHWLRIVAQHHEKIDGSGYPQGLRGQELAEEARIVNLADTYSAMVSPRAIRGPKPARDALREIFLLRGKEIDEQLALIFIKEIGVFPPGAMVRLRNGETAIVVRRGRESTAPIAYSVLGPQGEWYARPGRRDCSLDRYTIEEMQLTDNLLPIDVHALWGYD, from the coding sequence ATGGAAACTATCCGCGTAAAGCCCGGCGAGATCGGGGTCGGTTGCGTGCTGCCGTGGTCCGCCTACGACCAGCATGGACGATTGCTCCTCCCGAAAGGGGCCATTGTGGCCAGCGAGAGCCAACTGCGCGGGTTGTTGAGCCGCGGGCTTTATCGGGCGGAACGCGGGCAGCCGTCCGCCTCGCCGGCGCTCCCGCACAAGAAGGCGGATCCCTTCCAGCGACTGGGGGATTTGTGCCGCAGCCTGCAGCAGCAGTTCCGCGACATCGGTGCCGGCGTGCGCGGCACCGGGCCGGCCGGCGTCCTGTCCCTCGGCGAGGAAATCCAGCACCTGTGCGCGGAAGACGCCGACGCGGTTTTGGGTGCGGTGCATCTTTGCCATGAACACCCCTATGTCGTGATCCACCCCATCCATGTGGCCCTGCTGTGCGAGTTGGTCGCCACGCGCCTCGGGTACTCCGCCGAAGACCGGCGCACCATCCTGGCGGCGGCCCTGACGGCCAACGTGGCCATGTTGGAGTTGCAGGCGCTGCTTTCCACGCAGAAGGTTCCGCTCGACGGGTCCCAGCGCCGCCAGATCCGGGATCATCCCGCCCTCGGCGTGGCCATGCTCCAGATGGCCGGCATCGATGACGCACACTGGCTGCGCATCGTCGCCCAGCATCATGAGAAAATCGACGGCAGCGGCTACCCGCAAGGATTGCGCGGACAGGAGCTTGCGGAGGAGGCGCGCATCGTGAACCTGGCCGACACCTACTCGGCCATGGTCTCGCCGCGGGCCATCCGAGGTCCGAAGCCAGCCCGGGACGCGCTGCGGGAAATCTTCCTGTTGCGGGGCAAGGAGATCGATGAGCAGCTTGCGCTGATTTTCATCAAGGAAATCGGGGTTTTCCCGCCGGGCGCCATGGTGCGGCTGCGGAACGGGGAAACGGCGATCGTCGTGCGCCGCGGCCGCGAGTCCACGGCGCCGATCGCCTACAGCGTACTCGGACCGCAGGGTGAATGGTATGCCCGGCCTGGCCGCCGGGACTGCAGCCTGGACCGCTACACGATCGAGGAGATGCAGCTCACCGACAACCTGCTCCCCATCGATGTGCATGCCTTGTGGGGCTACGACTAG
- a CDS encoding PQQ-dependent sugar dehydrogenase: MRQDRAARWGRPGYALLGLLCLAPMAAAQETPRLGLEAVATRGLQSPVYVTHAGDGSGRLFILEQPGRIRIVQQGRLLPTPFLDITKQVRAGGEQGLLGLAFHPKYRQNGRYFINYTRAPDGATVVAEYRVSDEANVSATEERRLLVVPQPYPNHNGGMIEFGPDGFLYIALGDGGAGGDPGNRAQNRRELLGKLLRIDVDRGKPYGIPADNPFARGGGRAEIFAYGLRNPWRFSFDRKTGQLWAADVGQDAWEEIDVIKRGGNYGWRIMEGKHCFPPRRGCSQAGLQLPVAEYGHEKGRCSITGGYVYRGSRVPALTGIYLYADYCSGEIFGLRDGRQRVLLPTKLRITSFGQDEQGEVYVVGHEGTVHRLSGGASR, from the coding sequence ATGCGCCAAGACCGTGCCGCCCGATGGGGTCGTCCAGGCTATGCGCTGCTGGGACTCCTCTGCCTAGCGCCCATGGCCGCCGCGCAGGAAACGCCGCGGCTCGGCCTGGAGGCCGTGGCGACCCGGGGCCTGCAGAGTCCGGTCTACGTCACCCACGCCGGTGACGGCAGCGGCCGCCTCTTCATCCTGGAGCAGCCCGGCCGCATCCGCATCGTGCAGCAGGGCCGCCTGCTGCCCACGCCTTTCCTGGACATCACCAAGCAGGTACGCGCCGGCGGCGAGCAAGGGCTGCTGGGCCTGGCCTTCCATCCCAAGTACCGGCAGAACGGCCGCTACTTCATCAACTACACCCGCGCACCCGACGGCGCCACCGTCGTGGCCGAGTACCGGGTTTCGGACGAGGCGAACGTTTCCGCCACCGAAGAACGCCGGCTGCTCGTCGTCCCGCAACCCTACCCCAACCACAACGGCGGCATGATCGAGTTCGGCCCGGACGGCTTTCTATACATCGCCCTGGGTGACGGCGGGGCCGGCGGCGATCCCGGCAACCGTGCCCAGAACCGGCGGGAGTTGCTGGGCAAGCTCCTGCGCATCGACGTGGATCGCGGCAAGCCCTACGGCATTCCGGCGGACAATCCGTTCGCCCGGGGCGGCGGGCGCGCGGAGATCTTTGCGTATGGTCTGCGCAATCCTTGGCGCTTCTCCTTCGATCGCAAGACCGGCCAGCTCTGGGCCGCCGACGTCGGGCAGGACGCCTGGGAAGAGATCGACGTCATAAAGCGCGGGGGCAACTATGGTTGGCGCATCATGGAAGGGAAGCACTGCTTCCCGCCCAGGCGCGGCTGCTCCCAGGCCGGCTTGCAACTGCCGGTGGCCGAATATGGACACGAAAAAGGCCGCTGCTCCATCACAGGCGGCTACGTCTACCGCGGCAGCCGAGTGCCGGCCCTGACGGGCATCTACCTGTACGCGGATTATTGCAGCGGCGAGATTTTCGGCCTGCGCGACGGCCGGCAGCGGGTGCTGCTGCCGACCAAGCTCAGGATCACCTCCTTCGGCCAGGACGAGCAAGGCGAGGTGTACGTGGTTGGGCACGAAGGTACGGTGCATCGCCTGAGCGGCGGCGCAAGCCGCTAG
- a CDS encoding SOS response-associated peptidase has product MCGRYTLSSRPEALQLLFELEALPPLAPRYNIAPTQAVPVVRQHGAGREMTLMRWGLIPSWAKDPGIGARLINARAEGAADKPAFRAAFRRRRCLIPADGFYEWRNQNGRKQPFYFRREDGTPFAFAGLWEHWHGPDGAEIESCTILTTDANARVRPIHDRMPVILERADFDLWLDPAISDPELLQPLLAPYPPAQMTGYPVSSSVNSPKHDDPALVTPLAEP; this is encoded by the coding sequence ATGTGCGGACGCTATACCCTGAGCAGCCGGCCGGAGGCTTTGCAGCTTCTCTTTGAACTGGAAGCGCTGCCGCCGCTCGCGCCCCGCTACAACATCGCACCCACCCAAGCAGTGCCGGTGGTCCGGCAGCACGGGGCGGGCCGGGAAATGACGTTGATGCGCTGGGGACTGATTCCATCCTGGGCCAAGGACCCGGGCATCGGCGCCCGCCTGATCAATGCCCGCGCCGAGGGCGCCGCCGACAAGCCGGCTTTTCGCGCTGCCTTCCGGCGCCGGCGCTGTCTCATTCCAGCGGACGGCTTTTACGAGTGGCGCAACCAGAACGGGCGCAAGCAGCCGTTCTATTTCCGCCGGGAGGACGGCACGCCCTTCGCCTTCGCTGGGCTGTGGGAGCATTGGCATGGGCCGGACGGGGCGGAGATCGAGTCCTGCACCATTCTGACCACCGATGCCAACGCGCGGGTGCGGCCGATCCACGACCGCATGCCGGTGATCCTGGAACGCGCGGACTTCGACCTCTGGCTGGACCCGGCCATCAGCGATCCCGAGCTGCTGCAGCCGTTGCTGGCGCCCTACCCGCCGGCGCAGATGACCGGCTATCCGGTCAGCAGCAGCGTCAACAGCCCCAAACATGACGATCCGGCCCTCGTCACGCCGCTCGCGGAGCCCTGA